A region of Myxococcus stipitatus DSM 14675 DNA encodes the following proteins:
- the sppA gene encoding signal peptide peptidase SppA, which produces MRLLALLLLPSLALAQTSSIVQAPLPSRGMTLPPTGAALVDEATALSLNPAGLGFVESGQLFYLHERNLERDSLGDGVFLGARVLGLGVGASMEWMRGRHEPHYRRTSLGLSLGTPTLRLGGAWHGFSSNDSDDVDALDTFDVGVTARPVRALSVAAVVKDLNAPREGGLKVQRKYDLGLGLRPLGERYTLGVDWLFSEGAFRQGQATYTLQAEVIPGVRLGAGVSHGFVSGVPLALQVAATLDTSHLGVTYALGGGEDGTDHVLGVRLSMENYRSLRPSGGVVTMLDLNDMLSGGGSVLMTILGVSEADPFLRLSRWLDLATQDERLTGVVLKMEGLPGVDWGKAEELRQAVLRLRASGKRVMAVLMSVDDMGYFVASAADRIYSVPESFLHINGLAAHLQTFGGTMEKLGVTWDVARVGKYKTAPEQLTLTEPSEASREAVGAYLDNEVAWYERAVTEARKVPVEKLHELWAEGLPTAAKAQSLGFIDGVITPSELDAKVRELVPRGHFNAAYNPRDEREERWGRRRRIAVVPVLGTIAGGASREDPLGFSQIAGAETVVRALESAKSDPSVVAIVLRVDSGGGEVLASYLMYEAVLAAAKEKPVIASMGDVAASGGYYAAIGATEVMALPTTVTGSIGVFYFKPALKGLLEDKLGMHQETLSRSPMADVFDNWRPWTPEQQTAVQKWVDASYDSFITDVARARKLDKAQVDTVARGRVWSGNDALARGLVDKLGGLMDAVASARQHASVPASEELDLVLMGEARGLFSGMSGEPGVRAALALLPGGTASEPLPSAVKSLARELGVNLELMRPGMKAQVPFQLIVR; this is translated from the coding sequence ATGCGCCTGCTCGCCCTCCTGCTGCTCCCGTCGCTCGCGCTCGCCCAGACGAGCTCCATCGTCCAGGCCCCCCTGCCGTCCCGGGGGATGACGCTGCCCCCCACGGGCGCGGCGTTGGTGGACGAGGCCACGGCCCTCTCGCTCAACCCCGCGGGGCTGGGCTTTGTTGAATCCGGGCAGTTGTTCTACCTGCACGAGCGCAACCTGGAGCGCGACAGCCTGGGCGACGGCGTCTTCCTGGGCGCGCGGGTGCTGGGCCTGGGTGTGGGCGCCTCCATGGAGTGGATGCGCGGGCGGCACGAGCCCCACTACCGCCGCACCTCGCTGGGCCTGTCGCTGGGCACGCCCACGCTGCGGCTGGGCGGCGCCTGGCACGGCTTCAGCTCCAACGACAGCGACGACGTCGACGCGCTGGACACCTTCGATGTGGGCGTCACGGCGCGGCCCGTGCGCGCGCTGTCGGTGGCGGCGGTGGTCAAGGACCTCAACGCCCCGAGGGAAGGCGGCCTCAAGGTCCAGCGCAAGTACGACCTGGGCCTGGGCCTGCGCCCGCTGGGTGAGCGCTACACGTTGGGCGTGGACTGGCTCTTCTCCGAGGGCGCCTTCCGCCAGGGACAGGCCACGTACACGCTCCAGGCGGAGGTGATTCCAGGCGTGAGGCTGGGCGCGGGTGTGTCGCACGGCTTCGTCAGCGGCGTGCCGCTGGCGCTTCAAGTCGCGGCCACGCTGGACACCAGCCACCTGGGCGTCACGTACGCGCTGGGCGGTGGAGAGGACGGGACGGACCACGTCCTGGGTGTGCGCCTGTCGATGGAGAACTACCGCTCCCTGCGCCCGTCCGGCGGCGTGGTGACGATGCTGGACTTGAACGACATGCTCAGCGGCGGCGGCAGCGTGCTCATGACGATTCTGGGCGTGAGCGAGGCGGACCCGTTCTTGAGGCTGTCGCGGTGGCTGGACCTGGCCACCCAGGACGAGCGGCTGACGGGCGTGGTGCTGAAGATGGAGGGCCTGCCCGGCGTGGACTGGGGCAAGGCGGAGGAGCTGCGCCAGGCGGTGCTGCGGCTGCGCGCCTCCGGCAAGCGGGTGATGGCGGTGCTGATGTCGGTGGATGACATGGGCTACTTCGTCGCGTCCGCCGCGGACCGCATCTACTCGGTGCCCGAGTCCTTCCTGCACATCAACGGCCTGGCCGCCCACCTCCAGACGTTCGGCGGGACGATGGAGAAGCTGGGCGTGACGTGGGACGTGGCGCGCGTGGGCAAGTACAAGACGGCGCCCGAGCAGCTCACGCTCACCGAGCCCAGCGAGGCCTCGCGCGAGGCGGTGGGGGCGTACCTGGACAACGAGGTGGCCTGGTACGAGCGCGCCGTCACGGAGGCGCGCAAGGTGCCCGTGGAGAAGCTGCACGAGCTGTGGGCGGAGGGCCTCCCCACCGCGGCGAAGGCGCAGTCGCTGGGCTTCATCGACGGCGTCATCACGCCCTCGGAGCTGGACGCGAAGGTGCGGGAGCTGGTGCCGCGAGGCCACTTCAACGCGGCATACAACCCTCGGGACGAGCGCGAGGAGCGCTGGGGCCGCCGCCGCCGCATCGCCGTGGTGCCGGTGCTGGGCACCATCGCCGGAGGCGCCAGCCGCGAGGACCCGCTGGGCTTCAGCCAGATTGCCGGCGCGGAGACGGTGGTGCGCGCGCTGGAGTCGGCGAAGTCGGACCCGTCCGTGGTCGCCATCGTGCTGCGCGTGGACTCGGGCGGCGGCGAGGTGCTGGCGTCGTACCTGATGTACGAGGCGGTGCTGGCCGCGGCGAAGGAGAAGCCCGTCATCGCGTCGATGGGGGACGTGGCGGCGTCGGGTGGCTACTACGCCGCCATCGGCGCGACGGAGGTGATGGCGCTGCCCACGACGGTGACGGGCAGCATCGGCGTCTTCTACTTCAAGCCCGCGCTCAAGGGCCTGCTGGAGGACAAGCTGGGCATGCACCAGGAGACGCTCTCGCGCTCGCCCATGGCGGACGTCTTCGACAACTGGCGGCCCTGGACGCCGGAGCAGCAGACCGCCGTGCAGAAGTGGGTGGACGCGTCCTACGACAGCTTCATCACCGACGTCGCCCGCGCGCGGAAGCTGGACAAGGCCCAGGTGGACACCGTGGCGCGAGGCCGCGTGTGGAGCGGCAACGACGCGCTCGCGCGTGGGCTGGTGGACAAGCTGGGAGGCCTGATGGACGCGGTGGCGTCCGCTCGCCAACACGCGAGTGTCCCAGCCTCCGAGGAGCTGGACCTGGTGCTGATGGGTGAAGCCCGAGGCCTGTTCTCCGGCATGAGCGGAGAGCCGGGCGTGCGAGCGGCCCTCGCGCTGCTGCCAGGCGGCACCGCCTCCGAGCCCCTCCCCTCCGCGGTGAAGTCCCTGGCGCGCGAGCTGGGCGTCAACCTGGAGCTGATGCGCCCGGGAATGAAGGCCCAGGTGCCGTTCCAGCTCATCGTCCGCTGA
- a CDS encoding PEGA domain-containing protein, producing MRALVLALLPSLALAASPNSARRASSLLIPMDQASEATSVQMEGHMNEALANFSGFSVRKAEDLFGLPGDPTAQSALERARKGYSESAAAFDKKEYDDAESKVRATLKELQGAPAAMRGCSPLCESLALYAALLHLRGDVEEAKLVLIDLIAVSPTFELNPKRFSRDFIALRVQVATGRTSQLRGSATVKSRPAGARVYVDGDLVGHTPVTVPTLTVGKHLLRVERPGFRQYGQLMEVTPDDVEVSTELVPTAAYKAYDAQLDRVASEVSRAIPQANGASAMGKSLGLDRAMVGTVKTASSGEGSELILGYYDLRNGKKLAGRRMVLQGDEFGQLKSEMERIVNQLINVSEGGTEKVVRSSDPLDNRGGTEDWGAEDRGGRTRAQEKKKKPGDDPLEGVSGTEDW from the coding sequence ATGAGAGCCCTCGTCCTCGCCCTGCTTCCCTCGCTCGCTCTGGCCGCATCCCCCAACTCGGCGCGGCGTGCCTCCAGCCTTCTCATCCCCATGGACCAGGCCTCCGAGGCCACCAGTGTCCAGATGGAAGGCCACATGAACGAGGCGCTGGCGAACTTCTCGGGCTTCTCCGTGCGCAAGGCCGAGGACCTCTTCGGCCTTCCCGGAGACCCCACCGCCCAGAGCGCGCTCGAGCGGGCGCGCAAGGGCTACTCGGAGAGCGCCGCCGCCTTCGACAAGAAGGAGTACGACGACGCCGAGTCCAAGGTGCGCGCCACCCTGAAGGAGCTCCAGGGGGCCCCGGCGGCCATGCGCGGCTGCTCGCCCCTGTGTGAGTCGCTGGCGCTGTACGCCGCGCTGCTGCACCTGCGAGGGGACGTGGAGGAGGCCAAGCTGGTCCTCATCGACCTCATCGCCGTCTCGCCCACCTTCGAGCTCAACCCCAAGCGCTTCAGCCGGGACTTCATCGCCCTGCGAGTGCAGGTGGCCACCGGCCGCACCTCCCAGCTCCGGGGCAGCGCCACGGTGAAGTCGCGTCCCGCGGGCGCGCGCGTCTACGTGGACGGAGACCTGGTGGGCCACACGCCGGTGACGGTGCCCACGCTGACGGTGGGCAAGCACCTCTTGCGCGTGGAGCGCCCGGGCTTCCGCCAGTACGGGCAGCTCATGGAGGTGACGCCGGACGACGTGGAGGTGAGCACGGAGCTGGTGCCCACCGCCGCGTACAAGGCCTACGACGCGCAGCTGGACCGGGTGGCGAGCGAGGTCTCCCGCGCCATTCCCCAGGCCAACGGGGCCTCGGCGATGGGCAAGTCGCTGGGCCTGGACCGGGCCATGGTGGGCACGGTGAAGACGGCGAGCTCCGGCGAGGGCTCCGAGCTCATCCTGGGCTACTACGACCTGCGCAACGGCAAGAAGCTGGCGGGCCGCCGCATGGTGCTCCAGGGCGACGAGTTCGGTCAGCTCAAGTCGGAGATGGAGCGCATCGTCAACCAGCTCATCAACGTCAGCGAGGGCGGCACGGAGAAGGTGGTGCGCAGCTCGGACCCGCTCGACAACCGGGGCGGCACCGAGGACTGGGGCGCCGAGGACCGGGGTGGCCGCACCCGCGCCCAGGAGAAGAAGAAGAAGCCGGGAGACGACCCGCTCGAAGGGGTGTCCGGAACCGAGGACTGGTGA
- a CDS encoding PEGA domain-containing protein, which produces MNTFRRIALLLTLLLAVLPAHAQTTRKKTTRKKAVATKVAKKKPTAKGKKKAPPAEDPSPADTGDVASPQPMVFGEPDAPSAPSDTPKAPESRPSLATPTQAPPPASTEPVKPEGRPSLAHSPVAPSAATGPVALFSVPRTPGAAEAAVRLETELRNHLQRGGDVPFVDLGQAFPPSEPLPLTKADALFEEGRGAYDNLDPEMAEARFREAVAAYEKAPGDLRPQRLSETYLFLGASRMLNGDTAGAKESFLRSVVADASTRPDKALFGQDVQKAFDDARAEVAAQPAGTLVVDSLPAGAQVRVRGEDVGVTPLKGVSVAPGRHPVVVSLPGHTSYAQFAEVKPAGSAQVKATLEPGPGLSAIREAAVRAGSKAAFDSETLPPETAAIADRLDARYLVLAAVSQDKKGRFGAELQVWDVRTQARLRGVEIDLSGKERDESPAATAEKVRGFINGSMAPRVAESTGSGESLLKRPWFWAVVGGVAAVTAGAVYVVTQDNGRPFNPVSGGVGF; this is translated from the coding sequence GTGAATACGTTCCGCCGAATCGCCCTGCTCCTCACCCTGCTGCTGGCCGTCCTTCCCGCTCACGCCCAGACGACGCGCAAGAAGACGACGCGCAAGAAGGCCGTGGCGACCAAGGTCGCGAAGAAGAAGCCCACCGCCAAGGGGAAGAAGAAGGCGCCGCCCGCCGAGGACCCGTCCCCGGCCGACACGGGTGACGTCGCCAGCCCCCAGCCCATGGTCTTCGGTGAGCCGGACGCGCCCTCGGCCCCCTCCGACACGCCGAAGGCGCCCGAGTCCCGCCCCTCGCTGGCCACGCCCACCCAGGCGCCCCCGCCCGCCAGCACCGAGCCGGTGAAGCCCGAGGGCCGCCCCTCGCTGGCCCACTCGCCCGTCGCCCCGTCCGCGGCCACCGGCCCCGTGGCGCTGTTCTCCGTGCCCCGCACCCCGGGCGCCGCCGAGGCGGCGGTCCGGCTGGAGACGGAGCTGCGCAACCACCTGCAGCGCGGCGGCGATGTGCCGTTCGTGGACCTGGGGCAGGCCTTCCCTCCCTCGGAGCCCCTGCCGCTGACGAAGGCGGATGCCCTCTTCGAGGAGGGCCGCGGCGCGTACGACAACCTGGACCCGGAGATGGCGGAGGCCCGCTTCCGCGAGGCCGTCGCGGCCTATGAGAAGGCCCCCGGCGACCTGCGTCCCCAGCGGCTGAGCGAGACGTACCTGTTCCTGGGCGCGTCCCGCATGCTCAATGGCGACACCGCGGGCGCGAAGGAGTCCTTCCTGCGCTCGGTGGTGGCGGACGCCTCCACCCGGCCCGACAAGGCGCTCTTCGGCCAGGACGTGCAGAAGGCCTTCGATGACGCCCGCGCGGAGGTCGCCGCGCAGCCCGCCGGCACGCTCGTGGTGGACTCGCTGCCCGCGGGTGCCCAGGTGCGCGTGAGGGGCGAGGACGTGGGTGTCACGCCGCTCAAGGGCGTGTCCGTCGCGCCGGGCCGCCACCCCGTGGTGGTGTCGCTGCCGGGCCACACGTCCTACGCGCAGTTCGCGGAGGTCAAGCCCGCGGGGAGCGCCCAGGTGAAGGCCACGCTCGAGCCCGGCCCCGGCCTGTCCGCCATCCGCGAGGCCGCCGTGCGCGCGGGCTCGAAGGCCGCCTTCGACAGCGAGACGCTGCCCCCGGAGACCGCGGCCATCGCGGACCGGCTGGATGCCCGCTACCTGGTGCTGGCCGCCGTGTCCCAGGACAAGAAGGGCCGCTTCGGGGCGGAGCTCCAGGTGTGGGATGTGCGCACCCAGGCGCGCCTGCGCGGCGTGGAGATCGACCTGTCCGGCAAGGAGCGGGACGAGAGCCCGGCGGCCACGGCCGAGAAGGTGCGCGGCTTCATCAACGGGTCCATGGCGCCTCGCGTCGCGGAGAGCACCGGCTCCGGTGAGTCCCTGCTGAAGCGGCCCTGGTTCTGGGCCGTGGTGGGTGGTGTCGCGGCCGTGACGGCGGGCGCCGTCTACGTGGTGACGCAGGACAACGGCCGGCCCTTCAACCCTGTTTCGGGAGGCGTTGGCTTCTGA
- a CDS encoding DNA gyrase/topoisomerase IV subunit B, with translation MATKKESYTGADIQVLEGLEPVRKRPAMYIGGTDSTGYHHLLWEILDNSVDEVINGHATTVEVTLHKDGRSITVVDNGRGIPIDIMPKLKKPALEVILTTLHSGGKFEQGNYTHSGGLHGVGSSVVNALSRKLTVEIKRDGKRHVQTYARGKATSPLKVEGPGRGTGTSITFEPDTEIFGDKLKFDAELVRERLEAKSYLHKGMIVVWKDETTSPAAAITYKHDGGIAEYLTKVIAERQKPLVPAGSTTFYHSRDNGVRLEAALGWTEATDEQVRSYVNGVPTPMGGTHEAGLRGAVVKAVRNYIETHDLTPKGVSLTAEDIREGITAILSVYVVEPQFQGQTKSRLNNPEVTAQVDGVLRPALEKWLNDNKSIAEAVVARIILAARAREASRAASQAVSRKTAVSHRLNLPGKLADCSSTDPSVSELFLVEGDSAGGSAKQGRDRRTQAILPLRGKVLNAEQASTDKVATNKELQDIVSALGCGIGADFDISKLRYGRVFLLMDADSDGHHIATLLLTFFYRHLRPLIDSGAIHIAQPPLFRVDIGKETYWALDEADRDRIIREKVKGNAKPNIMRFKGLGEMTADELKQTTLDQKNRLSLRVTIDNPIETDRVINDLMGRDVSARFKFIMERAGEVEALDV, from the coding sequence ATGGCGACGAAGAAGGAAAGCTACACAGGCGCGGACATCCAGGTCCTCGAGGGCCTGGAGCCGGTGCGCAAGCGCCCGGCGATGTACATCGGCGGCACGGACAGCACCGGGTATCACCACCTGCTGTGGGAGATTCTCGACAACTCGGTGGACGAGGTCATCAACGGCCACGCCACCACCGTCGAGGTCACGCTCCACAAGGACGGCCGAAGCATCACCGTGGTGGACAATGGGCGAGGCATCCCCATCGACATCATGCCGAAGCTCAAGAAGCCCGCGTTGGAGGTCATCCTCACGACGCTGCACTCGGGCGGCAAGTTCGAGCAGGGCAACTACACCCACTCCGGCGGTCTGCACGGCGTGGGCAGCTCCGTCGTCAACGCGCTCTCGCGCAAGCTGACGGTGGAGATCAAGCGCGACGGCAAGCGGCACGTCCAGACGTACGCGCGCGGCAAGGCGACGAGCCCCCTCAAGGTGGAAGGCCCCGGGCGTGGCACGGGCACCTCCATCACCTTCGAGCCGGACACCGAGATCTTCGGCGACAAGCTCAAGTTCGACGCGGAGCTGGTGCGCGAGCGGCTGGAGGCCAAGAGCTACCTGCACAAGGGCATGATCGTCGTCTGGAAGGACGAGACGACCAGCCCCGCCGCGGCCATCACGTACAAGCACGATGGCGGCATCGCGGAGTACCTCACCAAGGTCATCGCGGAGCGCCAGAAGCCGCTGGTGCCGGCGGGCAGCACCACGTTCTACCACTCGCGCGACAACGGGGTCCGGCTGGAGGCCGCGCTGGGCTGGACCGAGGCCACGGACGAGCAGGTCCGCAGCTACGTCAACGGCGTCCCCACCCCCATGGGCGGCACGCACGAGGCGGGCCTCCGCGGCGCCGTCGTCAAGGCGGTGCGCAACTACATCGAGACGCACGACCTGACGCCCAAGGGGGTGTCGCTCACCGCGGAGGACATCCGCGAGGGCATCACCGCCATCCTGTCCGTGTACGTCGTGGAGCCACAGTTCCAGGGCCAGACGAAGTCGCGGCTGAACAACCCCGAGGTGACGGCGCAGGTGGACGGCGTGCTGCGCCCCGCGCTGGAGAAGTGGCTCAACGACAACAAGAGCATCGCGGAGGCGGTGGTCGCCCGCATCATCCTGGCGGCGCGCGCGCGCGAGGCCAGCCGCGCCGCGTCCCAGGCCGTCAGTCGCAAGACGGCCGTCAGCCACCGGCTCAACCTGCCGGGCAAGCTGGCGGACTGCTCGTCCACGGACCCGAGCGTCAGCGAGCTGTTCCTCGTGGAAGGTGACTCCGCAGGTGGCTCCGCCAAGCAGGGTCGCGACAGGCGCACCCAGGCCATCCTCCCCTTGCGCGGCAAGGTGCTCAACGCGGAGCAGGCGTCCACCGACAAGGTGGCCACCAACAAGGAGCTCCAGGACATCGTCAGCGCGCTGGGCTGCGGCATCGGCGCCGACTTCGACATCAGCAAGCTGCGCTACGGCCGCGTCTTCCTGCTGATGGACGCCGACAGCGACGGCCACCACATCGCCACGCTGCTGCTCACCTTCTTCTACCGCCACCTGCGCCCGCTCATCGACAGCGGCGCCATCCACATCGCCCAGCCGCCCCTGTTCCGCGTGGACATCGGCAAGGAGACCTACTGGGCGCTGGATGAGGCGGACCGGGACCGCATCATCCGCGAGAAGGTCAAGGGCAACGCCAAGCCCAACATCATGCGCTTCAAGGGTCTGGGCGAGATGACGGCCGACGAGCTCAAGCAGACGACCTTGGACCAGAAGAACCGGCTGAGCCTGCGGGTCACCATCGACAACCCCATCGAGACGGACCGTGTCATCAATGACCTGATGGGCCGCGACGTGAGCGCGCGCTTCAAGTTCATCATGGAGCGCGCCGGCGAGGTCGAGGCGCTGGACGTCTAG
- a CDS encoding DNA gyrase/topoisomerase IV subunit A, which produces MRAEAEKKTPKKQGGGGGASGAAGGGGGEGFIPASLAEEARRRYINYALSVITSRALPDVRDGLKPVQRRILYGMWNDLNLSFDTKYQKCAQVVGAIMGRYHPHGDASIYDALVRMAQDFSLRYPLVDGHGNFGSLDGDSAAAYRYTECRLDKLATEMLGELERKTVDFRPTYDGTRNEPIVIPARVPQLLMNGTTGIAVGMATNIPPHHLGELVDALVALIENPALLTKDLLKFVKGPDFPTGGQILNDKKELREIYEAGQGSIRIRGEWDTEELKRGGQQIIVTSIPYTVNKSTLVAKIGDLVRERKLPLIVDVRDESTKDVRIVLELKKDANAELVMAYLYKHTPLQTTFGVNLTCLVPSEDNPEVGTPKRLDLKSILQYFLDFRFGVVTRRFQHELGELQKRVHLLEGFEKAYDALDEIIRIIRQSEGKQDAAQKLMARFKLDELQVDAILEMKLYKLARLEILVVQKELKEKRAEIKRIEGILRDKKKVWSTVKDELGEIKGLYNDKRRTKIGGAGSEEVEFSADAFIADEDAHVVLTRDGWVKRVREVKDPSSTRLREGDAVMTVLAGSLKANLVLFSNFGTAYVTRFNDIPASTGYGDPVQKLFKFDDGERVVAAWSLDPRLSAPEKLVGVTKQGMGMRFLLEPHLEVSTRAGRRYAKTGEGDEIIGVHEAAEKDLLAVLTKKTHALVCKVAEVNELAGPGKGVTVIKVDDDDQVVEFLVTAPNQKDARIDFETQKGRKLQLAPAKYGVTGRGGKGHEMSKRDAVADVSRNVVFIPLPEKKD; this is translated from the coding sequence ATGCGCGCAGAAGCCGAAAAGAAGACGCCGAAGAAGCAAGGGGGCGGGGGTGGAGCCTCGGGCGCGGCGGGCGGTGGTGGTGGTGAAGGGTTCATCCCGGCCTCGCTGGCCGAAGAGGCGCGGCGCCGGTACATCAACTACGCCCTGTCGGTCATCACCTCACGTGCCCTCCCGGACGTGCGCGACGGCCTCAAGCCCGTGCAGCGCCGCATCCTGTACGGCATGTGGAACGACCTGAACCTGTCGTTCGACACGAAGTACCAGAAGTGCGCGCAGGTCGTCGGCGCCATCATGGGCCGCTACCACCCGCACGGCGACGCCTCCATCTACGACGCGCTCGTGCGCATGGCGCAGGACTTCTCCCTGCGCTACCCGCTGGTGGACGGGCACGGCAACTTCGGCTCGCTGGACGGCGACTCGGCCGCCGCCTACCGCTACACCGAGTGCCGCTTGGACAAGCTGGCCACCGAGATGCTCGGCGAGCTCGAGCGCAAGACGGTGGACTTCCGGCCCACCTACGACGGCACCCGCAACGAGCCCATCGTCATCCCCGCGCGCGTGCCCCAGCTGTTGATGAACGGCACCACGGGCATCGCCGTGGGCATGGCCACCAACATCCCGCCCCACCACCTGGGCGAGCTGGTGGACGCGCTGGTCGCCCTCATCGAGAACCCCGCGCTGCTTACGAAGGACCTGCTCAAGTTCGTCAAGGGCCCGGACTTCCCCACGGGCGGGCAGATCCTCAACGACAAGAAGGAGCTGCGGGAGATCTACGAGGCGGGCCAGGGCAGCATCCGCATCCGGGGCGAGTGGGACACCGAGGAGCTCAAGCGCGGTGGCCAGCAGATCATCGTCACCTCCATCCCGTACACGGTGAACAAGTCCACGCTGGTCGCGAAGATCGGCGACCTGGTGCGCGAGCGGAAGCTGCCGCTCATCGTCGACGTGCGCGACGAGTCCACCAAGGACGTGCGCATCGTCCTGGAGCTCAAGAAGGACGCCAACGCCGAGCTGGTGATGGCGTACCTCTACAAGCACACGCCGCTGCAGACGACGTTCGGCGTCAACCTCACGTGCCTGGTCCCCAGCGAGGACAACCCGGAGGTCGGCACGCCCAAGCGGTTGGACCTCAAGTCCATCCTCCAGTACTTCCTCGACTTCCGCTTCGGCGTCGTCACGCGCCGCTTCCAGCACGAGCTGGGCGAGCTGCAGAAGCGCGTCCACCTGCTCGAGGGCTTCGAGAAGGCCTACGACGCGCTGGATGAAATCATCCGCATCATCCGCCAGTCCGAGGGCAAGCAGGACGCGGCCCAGAAGTTGATGGCGCGCTTCAAGCTGGACGAGCTCCAGGTGGACGCCATCCTGGAGATGAAGCTCTACAAGCTGGCCCGCCTGGAGATTCTGGTCGTCCAGAAGGAGCTCAAGGAGAAGCGCGCGGAGATCAAGCGCATCGAGGGCATCCTCCGCGACAAGAAGAAGGTCTGGTCCACCGTCAAGGACGAGCTGGGTGAGATCAAGGGCCTGTACAACGACAAGCGCCGCACGAAGATTGGTGGCGCGGGCTCCGAGGAAGTGGAGTTCAGCGCGGACGCGTTCATCGCGGACGAGGACGCCCACGTGGTCCTCACCCGCGACGGCTGGGTCAAGCGCGTGCGCGAGGTGAAGGACCCGTCCTCCACCCGTCTGCGCGAGGGCGACGCGGTGATGACGGTGCTGGCCGGCAGCCTCAAGGCCAACCTGGTGCTGTTCAGCAACTTCGGCACCGCCTACGTCACGCGCTTCAACGACATCCCCGCGTCCACGGGCTACGGCGACCCGGTGCAGAAGCTGTTCAAGTTCGACGACGGCGAGCGCGTGGTGGCCGCGTGGTCGCTGGACCCCCGGCTGTCCGCTCCGGAGAAGCTCGTCGGCGTGACGAAGCAGGGCATGGGCATGCGCTTCCTGCTGGAGCCGCACCTGGAGGTCTCCACCCGCGCGGGCCGTCGCTACGCGAAGACGGGCGAGGGCGATGAGATCATCGGCGTGCACGAGGCGGCGGAGAAGGACCTGCTCGCGGTGCTGACCAAGAAGACCCACGCCCTGGTGTGCAAGGTGGCGGAGGTCAACGAGCTGGCGGGCCCGGGCAAGGGCGTCACCGTCATCAAGGTGGATGACGACGACCAGGTGGTGGAGTTCCTCGTCACCGCGCCCAACCAGAAGGACGCGAGAATCGATTTCGAGACGCAGAAGGGCCGCAAGCTGCAGCTCGCCCCCGCGAAGTACGGGGTGACGGGCCGCGGCGGCAAGGGCCACGAGATGTCCAAGCGCGACGCGGTGGCGGACGTGAGCAGGAACGTCGTCTTCATCCCGTTGCCCGAGAAGAAGGACTAG
- a CDS encoding AraC family transcriptional regulator, whose translation MGSDACPAPDRGIGPGIIRGSMAGPHAFYRAVAPPPALRPYIHAFWVYEGYLPAHGRERVLPTGTVEWVIPLAGQRLEWRELDGAEGHHSGAHVAGPRLTAYDVPTAQQALLAGVHFRVGGAWPLLGIPQEELAERHVELASVWGADVEDWVTRLREAKGTEDRFALLGELFLARLDVRRASHPEVARALARLHESAAEVSVASLVMGSGLSHRRFIELFRREVGLTPRDLLRVRRFQRALASTRRGASPSLTWLAHEAGYFDQSHWLLECRKLAGLSPGALVSTARGAEVLPPEERGQMLPIG comes from the coding sequence GTGGGCTCGGACGCCTGTCCGGCGCCGGACCGGGGTATTGGACCGGGCATCATCCGGGGCTCCATGGCCGGTCCTCATGCGTTCTACCGGGCGGTCGCACCGCCTCCCGCGCTCCGCCCGTATATCCACGCGTTCTGGGTCTACGAGGGGTACCTCCCTGCGCACGGCCGTGAGCGGGTGTTGCCCACGGGGACCGTGGAGTGGGTGATACCGCTCGCGGGCCAGCGCCTGGAGTGGCGGGAGCTGGATGGCGCGGAGGGTCATCATTCGGGGGCGCACGTCGCCGGGCCTCGGCTCACGGCGTATGACGTGCCCACGGCGCAGCAGGCCCTGCTCGCGGGAGTCCACTTCCGGGTGGGAGGTGCCTGGCCGCTGCTGGGGATTCCCCAGGAGGAACTGGCCGAGCGGCACGTGGAGCTGGCCTCTGTCTGGGGCGCTGACGTGGAGGACTGGGTCACTCGACTGCGCGAGGCGAAAGGCACGGAGGACCGCTTCGCATTGCTGGGGGAGCTGTTCCTGGCGCGGCTCGATGTCAGGCGTGCCTCACACCCGGAGGTCGCGAGGGCGCTGGCGCGGCTCCACGAGAGCGCCGCGGAGGTGTCCGTTGCGTCGCTCGTCATGGGTTCGGGCTTGAGCCATCGGAGGTTCATCGAGCTGTTTCGCCGAGAGGTCGGGCTCACGCCGCGTGACCTCCTCCGGGTCCGCCGCTTCCAGCGCGCGCTCGCGTCCACGCGGAGGGGCGCGTCGCCCTCGCTCACCTGGCTGGCGCATGAAGCGGGGTACTTCGACCAGTCCCACTGGTTGCTCGAGTGCCGGAAGCTCGCCGGTCTGTCCCCAGGGGCGCTGGTGTCGACGGCGCGCGGCGCGGAGGTGTTGCCACCCGAGGAGCGGGGTCAGATGCTTCCTATCGGGTGA